The window GCCGGTAGCGGCGGCCGATCGCGCCCGCGTCGTCGAAGTCGATGTTCCAGTTCTGGCGCAGCGCCGCGGCGAGCCCCTTCGCCTTCGGGGACAGTTCGGGGTTGCGGGAGAGCGGGAGCACCGCGACCTTCACCGGCGCGATGCGGTGGTCCAGGCGCAGCACGGTGCGCTTCTCCAGCTTGCCCTTGGCGTTGGGCGCCTCGTCCTCGGTGTAGGCGTCGAGCAGGAACGCCAGCATCGTGCGGCCGACACCGGCGGCCGGCTCGATGACGAACGGCGTGTACCGCTCGCTGGACTCCTGGTCGTAGTACGACAGGTCCTGGCCGGAGGCCTTGGAGTGGGCGGAGAGGTCGTAGTCGGTGCGGTTGGCGACGCCCTCCAGCTCACCCCACTCGTTGCCGCCGAACTGGAAGCGGTACTCGATGTCGGCGGTGCGCTTGGAGTAGTGGGAGAGCTTCTCGGCCGGGTGGTCGTACCAGCGCATGTTCTCCTCGCGCATGCCCAGGCCGGTGTACCAGTTCCACCGCTCCTGCATCCAGTACTCCTGCCACTTCTCGTCCTCGCCCGGCTTGACGAAGAACTCCATCTCCATCTGCTCGAACTCGCGGGTGCGGAAGATGAAGTTGCCGGGCGTGATCTCGTTACGGAAGGACTTGCCCATCTGGGCGATGCCGAACGGCGGCTTGCGGCGCGAAGTGGTCTGCACCTGGGCGAAGTTGGTGAAGATGCCCTGGGCGGTCTCGGGGCGCAGGTAGGCGACGGAGCCGGTGTCCTGGGTGGGGCCGAGGTGCGTGGAGAGCAGACCCGAGAACTGCTTGGGCTCGGTGAACTGGCCCTTGGTGCCGCAGTTGGGGCAGTTGACATCCACGAGGCCGTTCTCCGGCAGGCGGCCCTTCTTCGCCTCGTACGCCTCTTCCAGGTGGTCCGCGCGGAACCGCTTGTGGCAGGAGGTGCACTCGGTGAGCGGGTCGGAGAAGGTGGCGACGTGGCCGGAGGCGACCCAGACCTCGGGGGCCAGGATGACGGACGAGTCGATGCCGACCACGTCCTCGCGCGACGTCACCATGTAGCGCCACCACTGACGCTTGATGTTCTCCTTGAGCTCGACACCCAGCGGTCCGTAGTCCCAGGCGGCACGCTGGCCGCCGTAGATCTCGCTGCACGGGAATACGAAGCCACGGCGCTTGCTCAGGCTGACGATGGTGTCGATCTTGTCGGCGGCCACGGTGCTCTCTTCATTACGACGACGGGCGACGAAGCGATGCGCTCCTGGAGGGAAGCGAACGCGCTTCAGAGCGAATGCCTCAGGTTACCGGCGGGGGCTGCCCTCCGATCAAATCGGTTCGGAGAAGGAGACCGGAAGGAGGGGACGAGAGCCGGACAAAGGCCTTACCAAGGGCTTACCACCAGGCTTGTTGACAATCGTTTCCAGATAAGATGAAAATGACTGTCATGAACGTACGACGACGCCCGCGTCCCCTCAT is drawn from Streptomyces bottropensis ATCC 25435 and contains these coding sequences:
- a CDS encoding glycine--tRNA ligase, which encodes MAADKIDTIVSLSKRRGFVFPCSEIYGGQRAAWDYGPLGVELKENIKRQWWRYMVTSREDVVGIDSSVILAPEVWVASGHVATFSDPLTECTSCHKRFRADHLEEAYEAKKGRLPENGLVDVNCPNCGTKGQFTEPKQFSGLLSTHLGPTQDTGSVAYLRPETAQGIFTNFAQVQTTSRRKPPFGIAQMGKSFRNEITPGNFIFRTREFEQMEMEFFVKPGEDEKWQEYWMQERWNWYTGLGMREENMRWYDHPAEKLSHYSKRTADIEYRFQFGGNEWGELEGVANRTDYDLSAHSKASGQDLSYYDQESSERYTPFVIEPAAGVGRTMLAFLLDAYTEDEAPNAKGKLEKRTVLRLDHRIAPVKVAVLPLSRNPELSPKAKGLAAALRQNWNIDFDDAGAIGRRYRRQDEIGTPYCVTVDFDTLDDNAVTVRERDSMKQERVSLDQIEGYLAGRLVGA